The following proteins are encoded in a genomic region of alpha proteobacterium U9-1i:
- a CDS encoding vitamin B12 ABC transporter (permease component BtuC), giving the protein MIMRVSLSLGTFSIVALITALWLGPVTLADPFASDLRTHTIVWDIRFPRALTAWIVGAALGLAGAALQGLLRNPLADAGVLGLSGFAALGAVLAFAFGMSALAPVGAVAFAFAAAALVTSLAAAARGPASLVLIGVGLSSFAGGLIALALNLAPNPGALSDLVNWTLGSVEGRSLQDAALAGTLLATGAALIFAAARGLQALTLGEESAAAIGADVGATRLLVVLGAACCTGGATAVAGVIGFVGIAAPHLVRALAGHDPARLLLPSALAGGAMLVYADLIVRVLPTDTELKLGVAAALLGGPVFALIAARLAARGGEA; this is encoded by the coding sequence ATGATCATGCGTGTCTCTCTGTCCCTCGGCACGTTCAGTATCGTCGCGTTGATCACAGCGCTTTGGCTTGGCCCAGTGACGCTCGCCGATCCATTCGCGAGCGATTTGCGCACGCACACCATAGTTTGGGACATTCGCTTTCCGCGCGCGCTGACCGCCTGGATCGTCGGTGCGGCGTTGGGCCTCGCCGGCGCGGCGCTGCAAGGTTTGCTGCGTAACCCGCTCGCGGATGCGGGTGTGCTGGGACTTTCGGGATTCGCCGCGTTGGGTGCTGTTCTGGCGTTTGCGTTCGGCATGAGCGCTCTGGCGCCGGTCGGCGCTGTTGCGTTCGCGTTTGCCGCCGCAGCGCTTGTAACATCGCTCGCCGCCGCGGCGCGAGGGCCGGCGAGCCTTGTCTTGATCGGCGTCGGCCTCTCGAGCTTCGCCGGCGGGCTCATCGCGCTTGCGCTCAATCTTGCGCCCAATCCAGGAGCGTTGTCCGATCTGGTGAATTGGACGTTGGGTTCGGTGGAAGGGCGCTCGCTGCAAGACGCTGCGTTGGCCGGAACACTACTTGCCACAGGCGCCGCACTGATCTTCGCTGCTGCACGCGGCTTGCAAGCGTTGACACTTGGAGAGGAATCCGCCGCAGCGATTGGCGCAGACGTAGGCGCCACGCGTCTGCTCGTTGTGCTGGGCGCGGCGTGCTGCACGGGCGGCGCCACAGCCGTCGCCGGCGTCATCGGATTCGTCGGCATCGCTGCGCCGCACCTTGTTCGCGCACTTGCCGGCCATGATCCGGCGCGCCTATTGCTGCCAAGCGCGTTGGCCGGCGGGGCGATGCTCGTCTACGCGGATTTGATCGTGCGCGTGCTGCCAACCGATACCGAGCTGAAGCTTGGCGTCGCCGCTGCGTTGCTTGGAGGGCCGGTGTTTGCACTCATCGCAGCTCGTCTCGCAGCGCGGGGAGGCGAAGCATGA